A segment of the Nitrosopumilaceae archaeon genome:
TGGGAGAGGAGTGTCTGTCGCAGAGCTCTCAATCAGTCTCATTTTGTATTTTTTATTTTTTCCTATTGTGACAAGTAATAGGTTTTCTTCTGATATACTGACCTCAATGCTATCTTTTTTATCGGCTCTTTTTATTAGCTTAGAAAATTCATCAATTCTTACACCAAACTTTACATCATTATCACATTCATATTTTTCAAATGCGGAGTTGGGCCATGCAATATCTATTAATGCAACATGAGATGGATCCATGCCTCTAAATGCTATTCCTTCTCCTGTTGCTTCAAAGGTAGCTTCTTCTACCAAAGTAGAAATTGCAGAGATGACTGCTTTCCATTCATCTGATCCATTTGTTTTTGCAGAAAATACCAAACTTAATCAATTGTCTAACATCTTCAAGTTAAACGTTATGCGTAATTACGCCATGTATAGCTGCATTTAACGCAGCGATAAAACTGGGTTGTTGGTTCATCTGCACTTCTAGTTTGTAACATCCACCACACTGCTTCTGTGTTTCCACATTTTTCACAGTCAATTTTTATAACAGGTAACGTTGGCGTTTTTTCATTTTTATCGAAAACATTAATGGTAGAGCTACTCTCTCCTTTTACTTGTTTTCTTTCTTTTCCTCCTTTTTCAGCGTAACCACATTTTTGACAAATAAAAGAATCAGAGCTATCTTGTTTTAAGCGCACCTCACACTTGGGGCAAAATTTCATTTAAACACCTTTTAATTTAGAATGTACTACTTTTTTTAGTTCGTCTGTATATTCAATTGCAGTCTTTACTGCCTTTTCTATTTCTTTTAATGGATTTCCTTTTGATGTGTTTACACGCATCCAATATTCTCTAGTAAGTGGATGCTTCATTATTACACCTGCAAATTCTATACTAGATTCCTTGAGAAGTTCATGTTGCACTATGTATAATGTGCCAATATCAGATTTCGATATAGTTAATGAAACTTCCTTTGGAGAAGATTTTGTTATTTTTGCATCCATGTAAATAAAAAAAATACTTATTGAGGATATAAACCATTACGGTTAATTGTCTAATGAAAAGACCTTCATCACTGATGTGGAACTAGAGAAATCAAATGATAAATTCAGAACCGATGAAAATGTTACAATAAATGTAAAATTTGCTGTAATGGGTGCATTTCGAGAAGCTTTTAATGAAAAAAATTGGGAAAGAGCATACAATAAACATGACAATACGTTCAAGCTAAAATACGGAGTCAGACTCTATACAGGTGGACTACGAAAACGTGAGATAGGAAAACCAGTAGACACATACAGAAAGGCAGCGTTATTTTGGACACGTAACCCTAAACTCACCCAGATGGCAGAAAAAAAGATCTGGGTACAGATAGCAAAAAATTTTGAACCGTTTATTCCAAAAAGTCTGGTAGAGGCTCAAGAATTGCTTCTTAATTTTAATGAAAAAATTGAATTCAAAGCGTCTGATCTTAGTATTGGAAAACATAAGGTTGGTGCAGAGGTTTTTGTTTCTTGGTTAAAACATGACTATACTGATACATTTGATGAAAAAACACATTCTAAAGAGATAGAGATCGAGATTACCAAATAAGGATATAAATGGAATTATTAGAGTTAGGTTATGGCAAAATTTGATGGACTTAGAGGACAGGAACTGCTTGAAGTAGAAGAAAAAAATGGCGAAATAACTTTGATCTTCAAGGATAACAGATTTTTGTTTATCAAGCTTGAAAATGGAAAAATGGTAACTACTTCTATACCAGAATAGTTACTTGTGAACAAATTTGTGATAAAGACCTACTGCTATTTCTTGTGATTCAGATTGTATGGAGCCTGGTCTTTCTTTACGTACTTTTTCAATTGCATTTTTAGCAGATAAGTTATGATATTTTATCAAGTAGCAAGCTAATATGGTTCCCGTTCTACCAATTCCAGCTGCACAGTGAACCATAATAGGTTCATCATTTTTGATCCGTTTTTGGATAAAGTCAACAGTCTGATCTATTTTATCCATGTCTGGTGCAGAAAGATCTTCTGTGGGTACATGAAGATAGTTAATATCTTTAATCCATGACTCTGGAAGAGGATTTTCTGTCATTGTAATAATGGATTTCACGCCCCGTTTTCTAACCCATTCAAGCTCAGC
Coding sequences within it:
- a CDS encoding transcription factor S, with product MKFCPKCEVRLKQDSSDSFICQKCGYAEKGGKERKQVKGESSSTINVFDKNEKTPTLPVIKIDCEKCGNTEAVWWMLQTRSADEPTTQFYRCVKCSYTWRNYA
- a CDS encoding dual specificity protein phosphatase 23, producing MSKPGNLWRRVHGKITKKPTNFGWLINNKLAGSGMPTSIAELEWVRKRGVKSIITMTENPLPESWIKDINYLHVPTEDLSAPDMDKIDQTVDFIQKRIKNDEPIMVHCAAGIGRTGTILACYLIKYHNLSAKNAIEKVRKERPGSIQSESQEIAVGLYHKFVHK
- a CDS encoding RpoL/Rpb11 RNA polymerase subunit family protein, which produces MDAKITKSSPKEVSLTISKSDIGTLYIVQHELLKESSIEFAGVIMKHPLTREYWMRVNTSKGNPLKEIEKAVKTAIEYTDELKKVVHSKLKGV
- the pcn gene encoding proliferating cell nuclear antigen (pcna) is translated as MVFSAKTNGSDEWKAVISAISTLVEEATFEATGEGIAFRGMDPSHVALIDIAWPNSAFEKYECDNDVKFGVRIDEFSKLIKRADKKDSIEVSISEENLLLVTIGKNKKYKMRLIESSATDTPLPKISYNARIGVTSTEFDKILGDIQVVSEYLSISATASKAEFSGRGDSGEAVITLEKGMTEMPEIEVKEESTATYSLEYLNSIVKAVGTVAGTVVCEYSTKMPLRLEFKVANIGRIHFYLAPRVES